The following coding sequences are from one Arvicanthis niloticus isolate mArvNil1 chromosome 14, mArvNil1.pat.X, whole genome shotgun sequence window:
- the Brd8 gene encoding bromodomain-containing protein 8 isoform X6 — translation MATGTGKHKLLSTGPTEPWSIREKLCLASSVMRSGDQNWVSVSRAIKPFAEPGRPPDWFSQKHCASQYSELLETTETPKRKRGEKGEVVETVEDVIVRKLTAERVEELKKVIKETQERYRRLKRDAELIQAGHMDSRLDELCSDIAMKKKLEEEEAEVKRKATDAAYQARQAVKTPPRRLPTVMVRSPIDSASPGGDYPLGDLTPTTMEEATSGVSESEMPVPSGHLNSTGVLLEVGGVLPMIHGGDIQPTTSAVAASPAASGAPTLSRLLEAGPTQFTAPLPSFTTVASEPPVKLVPPPVESVSQATIVMMPALPAPSSAPAVSTPESVAPVSQPEPCVPLEAVGDPHTVTVSMDSSEISMIINSIKEECFRSGVAEAPGGSKAPSIDGKEDLDLAEKMDIAVSYTGEELDFETVGDIIAIIEDKVDDHPEVLDVAAVEAALSFCEENDDPQSLPGPWEHPIQQERDKPVPLPAPEMTVKQERLDFEESENKGIHELVDIRDSGVEIKVEPTEPEPGMSGAEIVAGVGPVSSMEPPELRSQDLDEEPRSSAAGEIGEADGSSGKCDERPLSAVKTEASPESMLSPSHGSNPIEDPLEAETQHKFEMSDSLKEESGTIFGSQIKDAPGEEEEEDGVSEAASLEEPKEEDQGEGYLSEMDNEPPVSESDDGFSIHNATLQSHTLADSIPSSPASSQFSVCSEDQEAIQAQKIWKKAIMLVWRAAANHRYANVFLQPVTDDIAPGYHSIVQRPMDLSTIKKNIENGLIRSTAEFQRDIMLMFQNAVMYNSSDHDVYHMAVEMQRDVLEQIQQFLATQLIMQTSESGISAKSLRGRDSTRKQDASEKDSVPMGSPAFLLSLFDGGTRGRRCAIEADMKMKK, via the exons ATGGCGACCGGGACAGGCA AGCACAAGCTGCTGAGTACTGGCCCAACAGAGCCATGGTCCATCCGAGAGAAGTTGTGTTTAGCATCTTCTGTCATGAGGAGTGGGGATCAGAACTG GGTATCAGTGAGCAGAGCAATCAAGCCCTTTGCAGAACCTGGCCGGCCTCCAGACTGGTTCTCTCAAAAA caTTGTGCTTCACAGTATTCTGAGCTCTTGGAGACTACTGAGACTCCAAA gcGGAAACGGGGTGAGAAAGGAGAAGTGGTAGAAACTGTCGAAGACGTGATTGTTCGCAAACTGACTGCTGAGAGAGTTGAGGAACTGAAGAAAGTCATAAAGGAGACACAGGAGAGATACAG GCGTCTGAAAAGAGATGCAGAACTAATTCAAGCCGGGCACATGGACAGCAGACTGGATGAGCTCTGCAGTGACATTGCAAT GAAAAAGAaattggaggaggaagaggctgaaGTAAAAAGGAAGGCCACAGATGCTGCATATCAGG CTCGGCAAGCAGTGAAAACACCTCCTCGCAGGTTACCAACTGTGATGGTCCGCTCTCCTATAGACTCTGCCTCCCCGGGAGGTGACTATCCACTGGGAGACTTGACTCCAACCACTATGGAAGAGGCTACCTCTGGG GTCAGTGAGAGTGAGATGCCTGTGCCCTCTGGCCATCTGAACAGCACAGGGGTGCTCCTGGAGGTAGGCGGGGTTCTTCCCATGATACATGGTGGGGACATACAGCCAACAACCAGTGCTGTGGCAGCCTCCCCTGCTGCCTCAG GTGCTCCCACTCTTTCCCGGCTTTTAGAAGCTGGTCCCACACAGTTCACcgctcctcttccttccttcactaCTGTTGCCAGTGAGCCTCCAGTTAAGCTTGTGCCACCCCCTGTAGAGTCTGTGTCCCAGGCTACCATTGTCATGATGCCTGCACTGCCAGCACCATCCTCTGCTCCGGCTGTCTCCACTCCTGAAAGTGTAGCTCCAG TGAGCCAGCCTGAGCCCTGTGTACCCCTGGAAGCTGTGGGGGATCCACATACTGTGACTGTTTCCATGGATAGCAGTGAAATCTCCATGATCATTAATTCTATCAAAGAAGAGTGTTTCCGCTCAGGGGTAGCAGAGGCTCCTGGTGGATCAAAGGCTCCAAGCATAGATGGGAAGGAAGATTTAGATCTGGCTGAGAAGATGGATATTGCTGTGTCTTACACAGGTGAAGAGTTGGACTTTGAAACAGTTGGAGACATTATTGCCATTATTGAGGACAAG GTGGATGATCACCCTGAAGTGTTGGATGTAGCAGCTGTAGAAGCAGCATTATCATTCTGTGAAGAAAATGATGATCCTCAGTCCCTGCCTGGCCCTTGGGAGCACCCTATCCAGCAGGAGCGGGACAAGCCAGTACCTCTTCCAGCACCAGAGATGACTGTCAAACAAGAGAGGCTAGACTTCGAGGAATCAGAAAACAAAGGGATCCATGAACTGGTAGACATCAGGGATTCAGGTGTTGAGATTAAGGTGGAACCGACAGAGCCAGAGCCAGGCATGTCCGGGGCTGAGATAGTAGCTGGAGTTGGTCCAGTCTCAAGTATGGAGCCACCAGAACTCAGGAGTCAAGACTTAGATGAAGAACCTAGAAGTTCTGCAGCTGGAGAGATTGGTGAGGCAGATGGTTCCAGTGGGAAATGTGATGAGAGGCCACTTTCAGCTGTGAAGACAGAG GCATCCCCTGAAAGCATGTTGTCTCCATCCCATGGCTCAAATCCTATTGAAGATCCTTTAGAGGCAGAGACTCAGCACAAGTTTGAAATGTCAG aCTCATTGAAAGAAGAATCAGGGACTATTTTTGGAAGCCAGATAAAG GATGCCccaggtgaggaggaggaagaagatggagtcAGTGAAGCAGCTAGCCTAGAAGAGCCTAAGGAAGAGGATCAAGGAGAAGGCTATTTGTCTGAGATGGATAATGAGCCCCCTGTGAGTGAAAGTGATGATGGCTTTAGTATACATAATGCCACACTGCAGTCACACACTCTGGCAGATTCCATCCCAAGCAGCCCTGCCTCCTCGCAGTT TTCTGTGTGCAGTGAAGATCAAGAAGCAATTCAGGCTCAGAAAATATGGAAGAAAGCCATCATGCTTGTATGGAGGGCTGCAGCAAATCACAG GTATGCCAATGTGTTCCTGCAACCTGTTACAGATGACATAGCTCCTGGCTACCATAGCATTGTACAGAG gccTATGGATTTGtcaactataaagaaaaacattgaaaatggACTGATCCGAAGCACAGCTGAGTTTCAGCGTGACATCATGCTGATGTTTCAGAATGCTGTTATGTACAATAGCTCAGACCATGATGTCTATCACATGGCAGTAGAGATGCAGAGAGATGTTTTGGAACAGATCCAG CAATTCTTGGCCACACAGTTGATTATGCAAACATCTGAGTCTGGAATCAGTGCTAAAAGTCTCCGGGGGAGAGACTCTACCCGAAAACAAGATGCTTCAGAGAAG GACAGTGTCCCCATGGgctctcctgccttccttctctctctcttt GATGGGGGAACCAGGGGACGACGCTGTGCCATTGAAGCAGATATGAAGATGAAGAAGTGA
- the Brd8 gene encoding bromodomain-containing protein 8 isoform X4, protein MATGTGKHKLLSTGPTEPWSIREKLCLASSVMRSGDQNWVSVSRAIKPFAEPGRPPDWFSQKHCASQYSELLETTETPKRKRGEKGEVVETVEDVIVRKLTAERVEELKKVIKETQERYRRLKRDAELIQAGHMDSRLDELCSDIAMKKKLEEEEAEVKRKATDAAYQARQAVKTPPRRLPTVMVRSPIDSASPGGDYPLGDLTPTTMEEATSGVTPGTLPSTPVTSFPGIPDTLPPGSAPLEAPMTPVTDDSPQKKMLGQKATPPPSPLLSELLKKGSLLPTSPRLVSESEMPVPSGHLNSTGVLLEVGGVLPMIHGGDIQPTTSAVAASPAASGAPTLSRLLEAGPTQFTAPLPSFTTVASEPPVKLVPPPVESVSQATIVMMPALPAPSSAPAVSTPESVAPVSQPEPCVPLEAVGDPHTVTVSMDSSEISMIINSIKEECFRSGVAEAPGGSKAPSIDGKEDLDLAEKMDIAVSYTGEELDFETVGDIIAIIEDKVDDHPEVLDVAAVEAALSFCEENDDPQSLPGPWEHPIQQERDKPVPLPAPEMTVKQERLDFEESENKGIHELVDIRDSGVEIKVEPTEPEPGMSGAEIVAGVGPVSSMEPPELRSQDLDEEPRSSAAGEIGEADGSSGKCDERPLSAVKTEASPESMLSPSHGSNPIEDPLEAETQHKFEMSDSLKEESGTIFGSQIKDAPGEEEEEDGVSEAASLEEPKEEDQGEGYLSEMDNEPPVSESDDGFSIHNATLQSHTLADSIPSSPASSQFSVCSEDQEAIQAQKIWKKAIMLVWRAAANHRYANVFLQPVTDDIAPGYHSIVQRPMDLSTIKKNIENGLIRSTAEFQRDIMLMFQNAVMYNSSDHDVYHMAVEMQRDVLEQIQQFLATQLIMQTSESGISAKSLRGRDSTRKQDASEKDGGTRGRRCAIEADMKMKK, encoded by the exons ATGGCGACCGGGACAGGCA AGCACAAGCTGCTGAGTACTGGCCCAACAGAGCCATGGTCCATCCGAGAGAAGTTGTGTTTAGCATCTTCTGTCATGAGGAGTGGGGATCAGAACTG GGTATCAGTGAGCAGAGCAATCAAGCCCTTTGCAGAACCTGGCCGGCCTCCAGACTGGTTCTCTCAAAAA caTTGTGCTTCACAGTATTCTGAGCTCTTGGAGACTACTGAGACTCCAAA gcGGAAACGGGGTGAGAAAGGAGAAGTGGTAGAAACTGTCGAAGACGTGATTGTTCGCAAACTGACTGCTGAGAGAGTTGAGGAACTGAAGAAAGTCATAAAGGAGACACAGGAGAGATACAG GCGTCTGAAAAGAGATGCAGAACTAATTCAAGCCGGGCACATGGACAGCAGACTGGATGAGCTCTGCAGTGACATTGCAAT GAAAAAGAaattggaggaggaagaggctgaaGTAAAAAGGAAGGCCACAGATGCTGCATATCAGG CTCGGCAAGCAGTGAAAACACCTCCTCGCAGGTTACCAACTGTGATGGTCCGCTCTCCTATAGACTCTGCCTCCCCGGGAGGTGACTATCCACTGGGAGACTTGACTCCAACCACTATGGAAGAGGCTACCTCTGGG GTAACCCCTGGGACTTTGCCGAGTACCCCAGTCACCTCGTTTCCTGGGATTCCTGACACCCTTCCTCCAGGCTCTGCACCCTTAGAAGCCCCCATGACCCCAGTAACAGATGATTCACCCCAGAAAAAGATGCTTGGACAGAAAGCAACTCCACCCCCCTCCCCTCTGCTGTCAGAGCTCTTGAAGAAGGGCAGCCTCCTGCCTACTAGCCCCAGACTG GTCAGTGAGAGTGAGATGCCTGTGCCCTCTGGCCATCTGAACAGCACAGGGGTGCTCCTGGAGGTAGGCGGGGTTCTTCCCATGATACATGGTGGGGACATACAGCCAACAACCAGTGCTGTGGCAGCCTCCCCTGCTGCCTCAG GTGCTCCCACTCTTTCCCGGCTTTTAGAAGCTGGTCCCACACAGTTCACcgctcctcttccttccttcactaCTGTTGCCAGTGAGCCTCCAGTTAAGCTTGTGCCACCCCCTGTAGAGTCTGTGTCCCAGGCTACCATTGTCATGATGCCTGCACTGCCAGCACCATCCTCTGCTCCGGCTGTCTCCACTCCTGAAAGTGTAGCTCCAG TGAGCCAGCCTGAGCCCTGTGTACCCCTGGAAGCTGTGGGGGATCCACATACTGTGACTGTTTCCATGGATAGCAGTGAAATCTCCATGATCATTAATTCTATCAAAGAAGAGTGTTTCCGCTCAGGGGTAGCAGAGGCTCCTGGTGGATCAAAGGCTCCAAGCATAGATGGGAAGGAAGATTTAGATCTGGCTGAGAAGATGGATATTGCTGTGTCTTACACAGGTGAAGAGTTGGACTTTGAAACAGTTGGAGACATTATTGCCATTATTGAGGACAAG GTGGATGATCACCCTGAAGTGTTGGATGTAGCAGCTGTAGAAGCAGCATTATCATTCTGTGAAGAAAATGATGATCCTCAGTCCCTGCCTGGCCCTTGGGAGCACCCTATCCAGCAGGAGCGGGACAAGCCAGTACCTCTTCCAGCACCAGAGATGACTGTCAAACAAGAGAGGCTAGACTTCGAGGAATCAGAAAACAAAGGGATCCATGAACTGGTAGACATCAGGGATTCAGGTGTTGAGATTAAGGTGGAACCGACAGAGCCAGAGCCAGGCATGTCCGGGGCTGAGATAGTAGCTGGAGTTGGTCCAGTCTCAAGTATGGAGCCACCAGAACTCAGGAGTCAAGACTTAGATGAAGAACCTAGAAGTTCTGCAGCTGGAGAGATTGGTGAGGCAGATGGTTCCAGTGGGAAATGTGATGAGAGGCCACTTTCAGCTGTGAAGACAGAG GCATCCCCTGAAAGCATGTTGTCTCCATCCCATGGCTCAAATCCTATTGAAGATCCTTTAGAGGCAGAGACTCAGCACAAGTTTGAAATGTCAG aCTCATTGAAAGAAGAATCAGGGACTATTTTTGGAAGCCAGATAAAG GATGCCccaggtgaggaggaggaagaagatggagtcAGTGAAGCAGCTAGCCTAGAAGAGCCTAAGGAAGAGGATCAAGGAGAAGGCTATTTGTCTGAGATGGATAATGAGCCCCCTGTGAGTGAAAGTGATGATGGCTTTAGTATACATAATGCCACACTGCAGTCACACACTCTGGCAGATTCCATCCCAAGCAGCCCTGCCTCCTCGCAGTT TTCTGTGTGCAGTGAAGATCAAGAAGCAATTCAGGCTCAGAAAATATGGAAGAAAGCCATCATGCTTGTATGGAGGGCTGCAGCAAATCACAG GTATGCCAATGTGTTCCTGCAACCTGTTACAGATGACATAGCTCCTGGCTACCATAGCATTGTACAGAG gccTATGGATTTGtcaactataaagaaaaacattgaaaatggACTGATCCGAAGCACAGCTGAGTTTCAGCGTGACATCATGCTGATGTTTCAGAATGCTGTTATGTACAATAGCTCAGACCATGATGTCTATCACATGGCAGTAGAGATGCAGAGAGATGTTTTGGAACAGATCCAG CAATTCTTGGCCACACAGTTGATTATGCAAACATCTGAGTCTGGAATCAGTGCTAAAAGTCTCCGGGGGAGAGACTCTACCCGAAAACAAGATGCTTCAGAGAAG GATGGGGGAACCAGGGGACGACGCTGTGCCATTGAAGCAGATATGAAGATGAAGAAGTGA
- the Brd8 gene encoding bromodomain-containing protein 8 isoform X3, producing the protein MATGTGKHKLLSTGPTEPWSIREKLCLASSVMRSGDQNWVSVSRAIKPFAEPGRPPDWFSQKHCASQYSELLETTETPKRKRGEKGEVVETVEDVIVRKLTAERVEELKKVIKETQERYRRLKRDAELIQAGHMDSRLDELCSDIAMKKKLEEEEAEVKRKATDAAYQARQAVKTPPRRLPTVMVRSPIDSASPGGDYPLGDLTPTTMEEATSGVTPGTLPSTPVTSFPGIPDTLPPGSAPLEAPMTPVTDDSPQKKMLGQKATPPPSPLLSELLKKGSLLPTSPRLVSESEMPVPSGHLNSTGVLLEVGGVLPMIHGGDIQPTTSAVAASPAASGAPTLSRLLEAGPTQFTAPLPSFTTVASEPPVKLVPPPVESVSQATIVMMPALPAPSSAPAVSTPESVAPVSQPEPCVPLEAVGDPHTVTVSMDSSEISMIINSIKEECFRSGVAEAPGGSKAPSIDGKEDLDLAEKMDIAVSYTGEELDFETVGDIIAIIEDKVDDHPEVLDVAAVEAALSFCEENDDPQSLPGPWEHPIQQERDKPVPLPAPEMTVKQERLDFEESENKGIHELVDIRDSGVEIKVEPTEPEPGMSGAEIVAGVGPVSSMEPPELRSQDLDEEPRSSAAGEIGEADGSSGKCDERPLSAVKTEASPESMLSPSHGSNPIEDPLEAETQHKFEMSDSLKEESGTIFGSQIKDAPGEEEEEDGVSEAASLEEPKEEDQGEGYLSEMDNEPPVSESDDGFSIHNATLQSHTLADSIPSSPASSQFSVCSEDQEAIQAQKIWKKAIMLVWRAAANHRYANVFLQPVTDDIAPGYHSIVQRPMDLSTIKKNIENGLIRSTAEFQRDIMLMFQNAVMYNSSDHDVYHMAVEMQRDVLEQIQQFLATQLIMQTSESGISAKSLRGRDSTRKQDASEKDSVPMGSPAFLLSLFDGGTRGRRCAIEADMKMKK; encoded by the exons ATGGCGACCGGGACAGGCA AGCACAAGCTGCTGAGTACTGGCCCAACAGAGCCATGGTCCATCCGAGAGAAGTTGTGTTTAGCATCTTCTGTCATGAGGAGTGGGGATCAGAACTG GGTATCAGTGAGCAGAGCAATCAAGCCCTTTGCAGAACCTGGCCGGCCTCCAGACTGGTTCTCTCAAAAA caTTGTGCTTCACAGTATTCTGAGCTCTTGGAGACTACTGAGACTCCAAA gcGGAAACGGGGTGAGAAAGGAGAAGTGGTAGAAACTGTCGAAGACGTGATTGTTCGCAAACTGACTGCTGAGAGAGTTGAGGAACTGAAGAAAGTCATAAAGGAGACACAGGAGAGATACAG GCGTCTGAAAAGAGATGCAGAACTAATTCAAGCCGGGCACATGGACAGCAGACTGGATGAGCTCTGCAGTGACATTGCAAT GAAAAAGAaattggaggaggaagaggctgaaGTAAAAAGGAAGGCCACAGATGCTGCATATCAGG CTCGGCAAGCAGTGAAAACACCTCCTCGCAGGTTACCAACTGTGATGGTCCGCTCTCCTATAGACTCTGCCTCCCCGGGAGGTGACTATCCACTGGGAGACTTGACTCCAACCACTATGGAAGAGGCTACCTCTGGG GTAACCCCTGGGACTTTGCCGAGTACCCCAGTCACCTCGTTTCCTGGGATTCCTGACACCCTTCCTCCAGGCTCTGCACCCTTAGAAGCCCCCATGACCCCAGTAACAGATGATTCACCCCAGAAAAAGATGCTTGGACAGAAAGCAACTCCACCCCCCTCCCCTCTGCTGTCAGAGCTCTTGAAGAAGGGCAGCCTCCTGCCTACTAGCCCCAGACTG GTCAGTGAGAGTGAGATGCCTGTGCCCTCTGGCCATCTGAACAGCACAGGGGTGCTCCTGGAGGTAGGCGGGGTTCTTCCCATGATACATGGTGGGGACATACAGCCAACAACCAGTGCTGTGGCAGCCTCCCCTGCTGCCTCAG GTGCTCCCACTCTTTCCCGGCTTTTAGAAGCTGGTCCCACACAGTTCACcgctcctcttccttccttcactaCTGTTGCCAGTGAGCCTCCAGTTAAGCTTGTGCCACCCCCTGTAGAGTCTGTGTCCCAGGCTACCATTGTCATGATGCCTGCACTGCCAGCACCATCCTCTGCTCCGGCTGTCTCCACTCCTGAAAGTGTAGCTCCAG TGAGCCAGCCTGAGCCCTGTGTACCCCTGGAAGCTGTGGGGGATCCACATACTGTGACTGTTTCCATGGATAGCAGTGAAATCTCCATGATCATTAATTCTATCAAAGAAGAGTGTTTCCGCTCAGGGGTAGCAGAGGCTCCTGGTGGATCAAAGGCTCCAAGCATAGATGGGAAGGAAGATTTAGATCTGGCTGAGAAGATGGATATTGCTGTGTCTTACACAGGTGAAGAGTTGGACTTTGAAACAGTTGGAGACATTATTGCCATTATTGAGGACAAG GTGGATGATCACCCTGAAGTGTTGGATGTAGCAGCTGTAGAAGCAGCATTATCATTCTGTGAAGAAAATGATGATCCTCAGTCCCTGCCTGGCCCTTGGGAGCACCCTATCCAGCAGGAGCGGGACAAGCCAGTACCTCTTCCAGCACCAGAGATGACTGTCAAACAAGAGAGGCTAGACTTCGAGGAATCAGAAAACAAAGGGATCCATGAACTGGTAGACATCAGGGATTCAGGTGTTGAGATTAAGGTGGAACCGACAGAGCCAGAGCCAGGCATGTCCGGGGCTGAGATAGTAGCTGGAGTTGGTCCAGTCTCAAGTATGGAGCCACCAGAACTCAGGAGTCAAGACTTAGATGAAGAACCTAGAAGTTCTGCAGCTGGAGAGATTGGTGAGGCAGATGGTTCCAGTGGGAAATGTGATGAGAGGCCACTTTCAGCTGTGAAGACAGAG GCATCCCCTGAAAGCATGTTGTCTCCATCCCATGGCTCAAATCCTATTGAAGATCCTTTAGAGGCAGAGACTCAGCACAAGTTTGAAATGTCAG aCTCATTGAAAGAAGAATCAGGGACTATTTTTGGAAGCCAGATAAAG GATGCCccaggtgaggaggaggaagaagatggagtcAGTGAAGCAGCTAGCCTAGAAGAGCCTAAGGAAGAGGATCAAGGAGAAGGCTATTTGTCTGAGATGGATAATGAGCCCCCTGTGAGTGAAAGTGATGATGGCTTTAGTATACATAATGCCACACTGCAGTCACACACTCTGGCAGATTCCATCCCAAGCAGCCCTGCCTCCTCGCAGTT TTCTGTGTGCAGTGAAGATCAAGAAGCAATTCAGGCTCAGAAAATATGGAAGAAAGCCATCATGCTTGTATGGAGGGCTGCAGCAAATCACAG GTATGCCAATGTGTTCCTGCAACCTGTTACAGATGACATAGCTCCTGGCTACCATAGCATTGTACAGAG gccTATGGATTTGtcaactataaagaaaaacattgaaaatggACTGATCCGAAGCACAGCTGAGTTTCAGCGTGACATCATGCTGATGTTTCAGAATGCTGTTATGTACAATAGCTCAGACCATGATGTCTATCACATGGCAGTAGAGATGCAGAGAGATGTTTTGGAACAGATCCAG CAATTCTTGGCCACACAGTTGATTATGCAAACATCTGAGTCTGGAATCAGTGCTAAAAGTCTCCGGGGGAGAGACTCTACCCGAAAACAAGATGCTTCAGAGAAG GACAGTGTCCCCATGGgctctcctgccttccttctctctctcttt GATGGGGGAACCAGGGGACGACGCTGTGCCATTGAAGCAGATATGAAGATGAAGAAGTGA